In a genomic window of Nostoc sp. UHCC 0870:
- a CDS encoding zinc metalloprotease HtpX, translating to MGNQFKTLALLAALSGLLIAISYWVIGGTSGVIIGIGLAAVTNLFSWYQSDKIALAVYRAQPVSESQAPGLYRMVERLSQRANIPTPGVYIIPSQTANAFATGRDPEHAAVAVTEGILNILPEDELEGVIAHELTHIINRDTLTQAVAATVAGAISFLAQMLSYSLWFGGGGGRDNERGNPLGVLLTVVLAPIAATIIQLAISRTREFSADAGSARLTGNPRALARALQRLEATARQLPLDANPAFEPLLIINPISGQFLGNLFSSHPATEARVEQLLKLEQQIAGSR from the coding sequence ATGGGAAATCAATTCAAAACACTTGCTTTACTTGCTGCCCTCAGTGGCTTATTAATTGCTATTAGTTATTGGGTAATTGGTGGTACTAGCGGCGTAATTATAGGTATTGGATTAGCAGCAGTCACTAATTTATTTTCTTGGTATCAATCAGACAAAATTGCCCTAGCTGTTTACCGCGCCCAGCCTGTAAGTGAAAGCCAAGCACCAGGACTATATCGCATGGTAGAGCGATTGTCACAACGTGCTAATATTCCCACACCAGGAGTTTATATAATCCCCAGCCAAACTGCTAATGCCTTCGCCACAGGAAGAGATCCAGAACACGCGGCTGTAGCTGTGACTGAAGGTATTTTAAATATCTTGCCAGAGGATGAGCTAGAAGGTGTAATTGCTCATGAATTGACTCACATTATTAACCGTGACACCTTAACCCAAGCCGTTGCTGCTACCGTTGCCGGTGCAATTTCTTTCTTAGCGCAGATGCTGAGTTATAGCTTATGGTTTGGTGGTGGAGGTGGACGAGATAACGAAAGGGGTAATCCTTTAGGAGTATTATTAACTGTTGTTCTAGCCCCCATAGCTGCCACAATTATTCAGTTAGCAATATCCCGCACAAGAGAGTTTTCTGCTGATGCAGGTTCTGCTAGATTAACAGGTAATCCCCGCGCCTTAGCTCGTGCATTACAAAGATTAGAAGCCACTGCACGACAACTACCTTTAGATGCTAACCCCGCTTTTGAACCACTATTAATTATCAATCCCATCTCTGGACAGTTTCTTGGTAACTTGTTCTCCAGTCACCCAGCTACTGAAGCACGAGTTGAACAATTGCTGAAATTAGAACAACAAATTGCCGGGAGTAGGTAG
- a CDS encoding type I polyketide synthase, whose amino-acid sequence MNYSIDDIKNYPASERILAALKEARIKLEAVELERSEEVAIVGMSGRFPGARNVDDFWDNLKNGVNSIEFLSDEELLANGVKAEDLEKQNYVRAYASLAGIDEFDAAFFGYSPREAEVLDPQHRLFLECAWEALENAGYDSEQYSGNIAVYGGAALNSYLVNLSNNSHYRENSDRTQVVISNVMGLMPTRVSYKLNLTGASCGVQTGCSTSLVSVHIACQSLLNKECDMALAGGVSIGSGEKTGYFYQEDGVLSPDGYCRAFDVNAKGTVFGNGVGIVVLKRLRDAIKDGDHIYAIIKATAINNDGSQKVGLTAPSVTGQAKTITAALAKAKINPETIQYIETHGTGTTLGDPIEIAALTKAFSPHTNKKQFCAIGSVKTNIGHLDAAAGISGLIKTALALKYKQIPPSLNFTMANPQIDFVNSPFLVNTQLKAWANHEYPRRAGVSSFGMGGTNAHAILEEAPVFKQGSRGAGEQGRDYQVLVLSAKSEKALEQATINLATHLQKHPELDLADVAYTLQIGRRAFTHRRCLVCQTSAQAIEILTGVNTSQLLSHSPENSEPSLVFMFPGQGSQYVNMGQELYNTEPVFRKEIDHCCELLLPHLGLDLRSILFKQDNENSPSPQSPVPITQTTYAQPALFVVEYALAKLWLSYGIQPQAMIGHSIGEYVAATLAGVFTLADALAIVAQRGKMMQQCPSGVMLSVSLAPEKLQPFLTDDLVIAVHNAPQLCVVSGTEAAITLLEKLLVHQNIAHRRLHTSHAFHSPLMETAIAPLTQILHNIPLHPPQIPFISNVTGTWITPEQATNPNYWATHLRQPVLFAEGITQLQQTPNQIFVEVGFGQTLSTIIRQFPNAPLTLSSGRHPQDTQSDIALICKTLGQLWLRGVTVNWSEFYTEQQRRRLPLPTYPFERQRYWVERDTLPETTSTTSKTLQKQEEISNWFYLPSWRQKPLLRSAATLNKQRYLVFCHAGNVGEQLVQHLQETGQEVVTVKPGEGFTQEGDNYRIAPHNPEDYKTLWLQLQTDGNLPDVIIHSWTLQERTDFQQQQNLGFYSLLWLTQALSSSTLLIYVLTQQVQNVLGNENLNPDNATILGLVKVISQEYPNLTCQHIDVSISDINFQQIVREITTPPVLSDTLPLVRGGLGRGVAYRGKTRWIQEFQPISLPEPTQLPLITGGAYLIAGDLVEGLGLIYAKFLTATVNAKLVFLGRSDLPQPKEWDNWLATHGRQDAVSHCIQQLQGLQAQGCEFLFTSVDLAEITQVEEAIAQALTRFGKINGVIHAGVMGDRASCLIRNLTIPECEKQFHTKIHGLLALETALQNQPLDFFLLQSSLSAVVGGIGFAAYAGANCFMDAIASQRSQNSHTPWLSINWDAVSLAEITTPTGAALIDLAMTPQEVWQVTERILAQPIAAQITVSPVDLESRQQSQPPENNTSTTSHARPQIAATYVPPSNEIETRVTQVMENLLGIAPIGVNDNFFELGGHSLLAIQAVSQLREEFQVELPMRQFLFESPTVAGIAKIIIENQSSITDDTEALTALIEQVEQMTSSQVQQLLAEH is encoded by the coding sequence ATGAATTATTCTATTGATGATATTAAAAATTACCCTGCATCTGAGCGTATTTTGGCGGCACTTAAGGAGGCTCGGATTAAGTTAGAAGCGGTGGAATTAGAAAGGTCTGAGGAAGTTGCTATTGTTGGGATGTCGGGGCGGTTTCCGGGGGCTAGAAATGTTGATGATTTTTGGGATAATTTGAAGAATGGTGTTAACTCGATTGAGTTTTTAAGTGATGAAGAGTTATTAGCAAATGGGGTAAAAGCGGAGGATTTAGAAAAACAGAATTATGTGCGGGCTTATGCTAGTTTGGCGGGAATTGATGAGTTTGATGCAGCGTTTTTTGGCTATTCTCCTAGAGAAGCGGAAGTTCTTGATCCTCAGCATCGATTGTTTTTAGAATGTGCTTGGGAAGCTTTAGAGAATGCTGGCTATGATTCGGAGCAGTATTCGGGTAATATTGCTGTGTATGGTGGGGCTGCACTGAATAGTTATTTGGTGAATTTATCGAATAATTCCCATTATCGAGAAAATAGCGATCGCACTCAAGTCGTCATCAGCAATGTTATGGGTTTAATGCCTACTCGCGTCTCCTATAAATTGAATCTCACAGGGGCGAGTTGTGGTGTTCAAACTGGTTGTTCTACTTCTTTGGTAAGTGTACATATTGCTTGTCAAAGTTTATTAAATAAAGAATGCGATATGGCACTAGCTGGCGGTGTGTCTATCGGTTCTGGGGAAAAAACAGGTTATTTTTATCAAGAGGATGGTGTACTTTCTCCAGATGGTTATTGTCGGGCTTTTGATGTCAATGCTAAAGGTACAGTCTTCGGTAATGGTGTAGGAATTGTTGTTTTGAAAAGACTACGGGATGCTATTAAGGACGGCGACCATATTTATGCAATTATCAAAGCAACGGCAATTAATAATGATGGTTCGCAAAAGGTAGGTTTAACTGCACCCAGTGTCACCGGACAAGCAAAGACCATAACTGCTGCTTTAGCAAAAGCCAAGATAAATCCAGAAACAATTCAATATATTGAAACCCACGGAACAGGAACAACTTTAGGTGATCCTATTGAAATTGCGGCTTTGACTAAGGCATTTTCACCACATACTAATAAAAAACAATTCTGTGCTATTGGTTCAGTCAAAACTAATATCGGTCATTTGGATGCAGCTGCGGGTATCAGTGGTTTAATTAAAACTGCCCTTGCTCTCAAATACAAACAAATTCCCCCTAGTTTAAATTTTACTATGGCGAATCCCCAAATTGATTTTGTTAATAGTCCATTTTTGGTGAATACTCAATTGAAAGCTTGGGCAAATCATGAATATCCCAGAAGGGCTGGAGTTAGTTCCTTTGGGATGGGTGGAACTAATGCTCATGCCATTTTAGAAGAAGCACCTGTTTTTAAGCAGGGGAGCAGGGGAGCAGGGGAGCAGGGGAGAGATTATCAAGTGTTGGTACTTTCGGCTAAAAGTGAAAAAGCACTTGAGCAAGCAACAATTAATCTGGCTACACATTTACAAAAGCATCCAGAATTAGACCTTGCAGATGTGGCTTATACTCTGCAAATCGGTAGGAGAGCATTTACTCATCGTCGCTGCTTAGTTTGTCAAACTTCCGCCCAAGCAATCGAAATACTCACAGGAGTTAATACTTCCCAGCTTTTGAGTCATTCCCCAGAAAACAGCGAACCCAGTCTAGTATTTATGTTTCCTGGACAGGGTAGTCAATATGTGAATATGGGACAAGAACTCTACAACACCGAACCAGTTTTCCGCAAAGAAATTGACCATTGCTGTGAATTATTACTACCACATTTAGGCTTAGATTTGCGCTCCATCCTCTTTAAACAGGACAACGAAAATTCACCCAGTCCCCAGTCCCCAGTCCCCATCACCCAAACCACCTACGCCCAACCTGCTCTATTTGTTGTAGAGTACGCCCTAGCTAAACTCTGGTTATCTTATGGTATCCAGCCACAGGCTATGATTGGTCACAGCATCGGGGAATATGTGGCTGCAACTTTGGCGGGTGTTTTCACCTTAGCTGATGCTTTGGCGATAGTGGCACAGCGCGGAAAAATGATGCAACAATGTCCATCGGGAGTGATGCTTTCGGTTTCCCTTGCGCCTGAGAAACTGCAACCGTTTTTGACAGATGATTTAGTTATTGCTGTCCATAACGCACCTCAGTTATGCGTCGTATCGGGGACGGAAGCAGCAATTACTCTACTAGAAAAACTTTTAGTACATCAAAATATTGCTCATCGGCGGTTACACACTTCCCATGCTTTCCATTCGCCTTTGATGGAAACAGCGATCGCTCCCTTAACGCAAATATTACACAATATTCCCCTCCATCCGCCACAAATTCCCTTCATTTCCAACGTTACGGGAACTTGGATAACTCCAGAACAAGCTACAAACCCCAATTACTGGGCTACCCATTTACGTCAACCAGTATTATTTGCTGAGGGAATTACCCAACTCCAACAAACACCCAATCAGATTTTTGTAGAGGTCGGTTTTGGTCAAACTTTAAGTACCATTATTAGACAGTTTCCCAACGCACCCCTAACTTTATCATCTGGACGACATCCCCAAGATACCCAATCTGATATAGCTTTGATTTGCAAAACTTTGGGACAACTTTGGCTGCGGGGTGTGACTGTGAACTGGTCAGAATTTTACACCGAACAACAACGCCGACGATTACCCCTCCCAACATACCCCTTTGAACGTCAACGCTATTGGGTGGAAAGGGATACCTTACCAGAAACTACCTCTACTACCTCTAAAACGCTCCAGAAGCAGGAAGAAATCTCAAATTGGTTTTATTTGCCCTCTTGGAGACAAAAACCCCTGTTGCGTTCTGCTGCAACGCTAAATAAACAGCGATATTTGGTATTTTGCCATGCTGGGAATGTTGGGGAACAATTAGTACAACATCTTCAGGAAACGGGACAGGAAGTAGTCACTGTCAAACCGGGAGAGGGATTTACTCAAGAAGGTGATAATTATAGAATTGCACCTCATAACCCTGAAGACTACAAAACACTGTGGTTACAATTACAAACAGATGGCAATTTACCTGATGTAATTATACATTCCTGGACTCTCCAAGAGCGCACAGATTTTCAACAACAGCAAAATCTGGGCTTTTACAGTTTACTTTGGCTCACTCAGGCTTTATCTTCCTCAACCCTATTAATTTATGTACTGACTCAGCAAGTACAGAATGTTTTGGGCAATGAAAATCTTAACCCTGATAATGCCACGATTCTGGGTTTAGTAAAGGTAATTTCCCAAGAATACCCGAATTTGACTTGTCAACATATTGATGTGTCCATTTCTGACATTAACTTCCAGCAAATAGTTAGGGAAATCACCACCCCACCCGTCCTATCGGACACCCTCCCCTTAGTAAGGGGAGGGTTGGGGAGGGGTGTTGCTTATCGGGGGAAAACTCGCTGGATACAAGAATTTCAACCAATTTCTCTCCCCGAACCCACCCAATTACCCCTAATTACAGGGGGTGCATACCTGATTGCTGGGGATTTAGTGGAAGGTTTAGGGTTAATTTATGCCAAGTTCCTCACAGCAACAGTAAATGCAAAATTAGTGTTTCTGGGACGCTCAGATTTACCGCAACCAAAAGAATGGGATAATTGGCTGGCTACCCATGGTCGTCAAGACGCTGTAAGCCATTGTATTCAACAACTGCAAGGTTTACAGGCTCAAGGGTGTGAATTTTTATTTACCAGTGTTGACTTAGCAGAGATTACCCAAGTGGAAGAGGCGATCGCTCAAGCCCTCACGCGATTTGGTAAAATCAACGGTGTGATTCATGCTGGCGTAATGGGCGATCGCGCTAGTTGTCTAATTCGCAATCTCACTATCCCAGAGTGTGAAAAACAATTCCATACCAAAATTCACGGTCTACTGGCGTTAGAAACAGCACTTCAAAATCAACCCCTAGACTTCTTCCTATTGCAATCTTCTCTCTCGGCTGTCGTTGGTGGTATAGGATTTGCGGCGTATGCGGGGGCAAACTGCTTTATGGATGCGATCGCTTCACAACGTAGTCAAAACAGTCACACCCCTTGGCTTAGTATCAACTGGGATGCCGTCAGTTTAGCAGAAATCACCACTCCCACAGGTGCAGCCCTCATAGATTTGGCAATGACTCCCCAAGAAGTTTGGCAAGTCACAGAACGCATTCTCGCCCAACCTATAGCAGCACAAATCACCGTTTCCCCCGTAGACTTAGAATCTCGCCAACAATCCCAGCCACCAGAAAATAATACATCTACAACCAGCCACGCCCGTCCCCAAATTGCCGCTACCTACGTTCCTCCCAGCAATGAAATTGAAACCAGAGTCACCCAAGTAATGGAGAATTTATTGGGAATCGCACCTATTGGGGTTAATGATAACTTCTTTGAATTAGGAGGACATTCCCTGTTAGCAATTCAAGCAGTTTCCCAACTCCGGGAAGAATTTCAAGTAGAATTACCCATGCGACAATTTTTATTTGAATCACCCACTGTTGCTGGAATAGCCAAAATTATCATTGAAAATCAATCGTCAATTACTGATGATACAGAAGCATTGACAGCACTAATAGAGCAAGTTGAACAAATGACCTCTAGCCAAGTACAGCAATTGCTAGCAGAGCATTAA
- a CDS encoding siderophore biosynthesis protein, with translation MLKLTPQEIWQGFHWAFFINIQGLIICLRRFDLELIDGNLQQARTELKTATKLMLASGASMELAGSLSPELYEAEIRPSMMPPHVKSHDFSGLMSWEHSVLIKVWKQLRPHFANLPTELKAEHQAFVDAYLYLAKSHRAVCQKFGGEEAGSLRFERSCAVDVLDAFARSRCQFINPENLEDCFAQRRKGAKY, from the coding sequence ATGTTAAAACTCACACCCCAGGAAATTTGGCAAGGTTTCCATTGGGCATTTTTTATCAATATTCAAGGATTAATTATTTGTTTGCGTCGCTTTGATTTAGAATTAATAGATGGAAATTTACAACAAGCACGAACAGAGTTAAAAACAGCTACAAAATTAATGTTAGCTTCTGGTGCATCAATGGAATTAGCAGGTAGCTTAAGTCCAGAATTATATGAAGCAGAAATTCGTCCTTCGATGATGCCTCCTCATGTTAAATCTCATGATTTTAGTGGGTTGATGTCTTGGGAACATTCAGTTTTGATTAAAGTTTGGAAACAGTTACGACCTCATTTTGCTAATTTACCAACAGAATTAAAGGCTGAACATCAAGCGTTTGTTGATGCTTATCTTTATCTGGCTAAGTCTCATCGAGCAGTTTGTCAAAAGTTCGGTGGGGAGGAGGCTGGTAGTTTAAGATTTGAGCGTAGTTGTGCTGTTGATGTTTTAGATGCTTTTGCTCGTAGTCGTTGTCAGTTTATTAATCCTGAGAATTTGGAAGATTGTTTCGCGCAAAGGCGCAAAGGCGCAAAGTATTAG
- a CDS encoding aspartate aminotransferase family protein, whose amino-acid sequence MTTTQKPQTTPQQNYLKNFIQNYTKRTQTSKNLAQKNRQILADKTSIGFNFTPETKELCYPIAIEKSNASRLWDVDGNEYIDILMGLGINLFGHNPPFIQTAITEQLQRGMHIGVQNAIAGEVAQLISELTGAERVTFSNTGTEAVMTAVRIARTATKRPKIAIFTNSYHGHFDSVLVRATMTEYAKKAARRVIAAKSGSLLGRLAQPIQALFTANLNPKAVPAAPGIPKSAAADVLILEYGNEHSLKLIRKHRRELAAVLVEPVQSRFPELQPREFLHQLRQITQELGIALIFDEMVTGFRIHPGGAQAHFGVKADIATYSKIVGGGLPLSVIAGKASYMNYIDGGQWQFGDDSAPQVPTTFFAGTFCKHPLALAAARATLQHLKTEGIALHEELNQRTTQLVNDLNAHMTQQGIAIKFTSFGSFFAIAASQSAVPPMAMNLLSYHLIERGIHLRQGDKGGFLSTAHTDEDINLIKQAFIESINELRNEGFINN is encoded by the coding sequence ATGACCACCACACAAAAACCCCAAACAACCCCCCAACAAAACTACCTAAAAAACTTCATCCAAAACTACACCAAACGCACCCAAACCTCCAAAAACCTAGCCCAAAAAAATCGCCAAATACTAGCAGATAAAACCTCAATAGGCTTCAACTTCACGCCAGAAACCAAAGAACTCTGCTACCCCATCGCCATCGAAAAATCCAACGCTTCTCGCCTGTGGGATGTCGATGGAAACGAATACATAGACATCCTCATGGGACTAGGAATCAACCTATTTGGACATAACCCCCCATTCATCCAAACAGCCATCACCGAACAACTACAACGAGGAATGCACATCGGTGTCCAAAATGCAATAGCTGGCGAAGTAGCCCAACTCATCAGCGAACTAACAGGTGCAGAACGAGTCACCTTTAGCAACACAGGTACAGAAGCAGTCATGACAGCCGTGCGTATCGCCCGTACCGCCACAAAACGCCCAAAAATAGCGATTTTCACCAACTCCTACCACGGACACTTTGACTCTGTACTTGTAAGGGCAACAATGACAGAATATGCCAAAAAAGCCGCCCGTCGCGTCATCGCCGCCAAATCTGGTAGCCTCCTCGGTAGACTAGCCCAACCAATTCAAGCCCTTTTTACAGCCAACCTCAACCCCAAAGCCGTACCCGCAGCCCCAGGAATACCAAAGAGTGCAGCTGCTGACGTGCTGATTTTAGAATACGGTAACGAACATTCCTTAAAGCTGATTCGCAAACACCGCCGAGAACTCGCCGCCGTCTTAGTAGAACCAGTACAAAGCCGTTTTCCCGAACTCCAACCCCGCGAATTTTTGCACCAACTACGACAAATCACCCAAGAACTAGGGATAGCCCTAATTTTCGATGAAATGGTGACAGGTTTTCGCATCCACCCCGGAGGAGCGCAAGCCCACTTTGGTGTAAAAGCCGACATTGCCACCTATAGCAAAATCGTTGGAGGTGGGCTACCACTTTCCGTAATTGCTGGCAAAGCTAGTTACATGAACTACATAGATGGTGGACAATGGCAATTTGGAGATGATTCCGCGCCCCAAGTTCCCACAACCTTCTTTGCAGGGACATTTTGCAAACATCCCCTCGCCCTCGCCGCCGCCCGCGCCACCTTACAACATCTCAAAACAGAAGGTATTGCATTACACGAAGAGTTAAATCAACGGACTACGCAACTTGTCAACGATTTAAATGCTCACATGACACAACAGGGCATAGCCATCAAGTTTACTAGCTTTGGGTCATTTTTTGCTATAGCAGCCTCCCAAAGCGCAGTTCCCCCAATGGCGATGAATTTACTCTCTTATCACCTCATCGAAAGAGGAATACATCTGCGCCAAGGAGACAAAGGCGGATTTCTTTCCACCGCACACACAGACGAGGATATTAACCTCATCAAACAAGCCTTTATCGAGAGTATTAACGAATTACGCAACGAAGGATTTATTAACAATTAA
- a CDS encoding class I SAM-dependent methyltransferase, with translation MISNTPNHTEYDTWAWLYNQTMGPEYCQNQLKPLEKILLPQIKPNAKILDLCCGTGQLVQILINRGYQITGIDNSTQMLNYARQNAPNGEFLLADARHFELPPSFDAAFSTSAALNHIMTIPELQQVFQKVYSALKQNGWFLFDINHHQQMQRWWRGKIAEGEIENKYAWMVTPNYNPEERKGYFQVTMFQKKTKPSSAPILKTIWHLFSPILNHRLLYRIRIKLLSAFQTKEKNWQRMDEKYFVRGHIPQEIEIALQQTGFTDIQILTLEGNPTIDDRQSAYFLCRKPINI, from the coding sequence ATGATATCAAACACCCCAAACCATACAGAATACGACACCTGGGCTTGGCTATATAACCAAACAATGGGGCCAGAATATTGCCAAAACCAACTAAAACCCCTAGAAAAAATCCTTCTCCCCCAAATAAAACCAAACGCCAAAATCTTAGACTTATGCTGTGGAACAGGACAACTAGTACAAATATTAATTAATAGAGGATATCAAATAACAGGCATAGATAACTCCACCCAAATGTTAAATTATGCCCGTCAGAACGCCCCCAACGGAGAATTTCTCCTAGCAGATGCGCGTCACTTTGAACTTCCCCCATCCTTCGACGCAGCATTTTCCACAAGCGCAGCCCTCAACCACATAATGACAATTCCCGAACTTCAGCAAGTCTTTCAAAAAGTATATTCAGCCCTCAAACAAAACGGCTGGTTTCTCTTTGACATCAACCATCATCAACAAATGCAACGCTGGTGGAGAGGAAAAATTGCCGAAGGAGAAATAGAAAATAAATACGCCTGGATGGTGACACCAAACTACAACCCCGAAGAACGTAAAGGCTACTTTCAAGTCACCATGTTTCAGAAAAAAACCAAACCATCATCCGCGCCAATACTAAAAACAATTTGGCACTTATTTTCCCCAATATTAAACCACAGACTTTTATATAGAATCCGTATAAAACTCCTATCAGCATTTCAAACCAAAGAAAAAAACTGGCAAAGAATGGACGAAAAATATTTTGTCAGAGGACATATCCCCCAAGAAATCGAAATAGCCCTACAACAAACAGGCTTCACCGACATTCAAATCCTCACCCTAGAAGGAAACCCCACAATAGACGATAGACAATCAGCCTACTTCCTCTGTCGTAAACCCATAAACATCTAA